Proteins encoded by one window of Bacillus rossius redtenbacheri isolate Brsri chromosome 3, Brsri_v3, whole genome shotgun sequence:
- the LOC134530490 gene encoding myocyte-specific enhancer factor 2 isoform X2 → MGRKKIQISRITDERNRQVTFNKRKFGVMKKAYELSVLCDCEIALIIFSSSNKLYQYASTDMDKVLLKYTEYNEPHESLTNKNIIEKEHKNGTCSPDSPEPDTQYQLTPRTEAKYNKIDEDFQLMMQRSQLNGTRVGISQSNYTLPVSVPVNSSYGDSSLLQSSPQMPHTSVSPRPSSSETDTVYPSGSMLEMSNGYPNSSSPLGESQSPGPSPVMPGKVQQQQQQQQQQQQQQQQQQQQQQQQQHGKQHSPGPGRANLRVVIPTPQGQHSSQSDEFVVQAGRSTSTLNTPVVALQTPSIPGLSYPASLSAFGGQDFSVGGDMGLSGLGWSAHSLQSGLAHSRWGSPPPSSGAGYLNGLPHLAVSSSTPPPVSSPLAVKIKSEPNSPPRDGGHAHMHGHALGHALGHMHGHGSTGHLTPTPGTVTPTNMSPGDPRHSSSSDYDSGPMQKRSRLNEGWAT, encoded by the exons ATGGGGCGCAAGAAAATACAGATATCGCGCATCACAGATGAAAGAAATCGACAG GTGACATTCAACAAGAGAAAGTTTGGCGTGATGAAGAAAGCTTATGAGTTAAGCGTATTGTGTGACTGTGAGATCGCACTAATAATATTCAGCAGCTCAAACAAACTGTATCAGTATGCGAGCACTGATATGGACAAGGTTCTTCTCAAGTACACCGAGTATAACGAACCACATGAGTCCCTCACCAACAAGAACATAATTGAG AAGGAGCACAAGAACGGCACGTGCAGCCCCGACAGTCCGGAGCCCGACACCCAGTACCAGCTGACGCCGCGCACCGAGGCCAAGTACAACAAGATAGACGAGGACTTCCAGCTGATGATGCAGCGCTCCCAGCTGAACGGGACGAGG GTAGGAATAAGCCAGTCGAACTACACGCTGCCCGTCTCTGTGCCGGTGAACAGTAGCTATGGAGACTCGTCCTTGCTGCAGTCCAGTCCGCAGATGCCCCACACCAGCGTCAGCCCGCGACCATCATCCTCGGAGACAGACACAG TGTACCCGTCCGGCAGCATGCTGGAGATGAGCAACGGCTACCCGAACTCGTCGTCGCCGCTGGGGGAGTCGCAGTCGCCCGGCCCCAGCCCCGTCATGCCCGGCAaggtgcagcagcagcagcagcagcagcagcagcagcagcagcagcagcagcagcagcagcagcagcagcagcagcagcagcacggcAAGCAGCACTCTCCGGGGCCGGGCAGGGCGAACCTCCGCGTCGTCATACCCACCCCGCAGGGCCAGCACTCCTCGCAGTCCGACGAG TTCGTGGTGCAGGCGGGGCGCAGCACTTCGACGCTCAACACGCCGGTGGTGGCTCTGCAGACTCCGTCCATCCCGGGGCTGTCCTACCCGGCGTCGCTGTCGGCCTTCGGCGGCCAGGACTTCAGCGTGGGCGGCGACATGGGCCTGAGCGGGCTGGGCTGGAGCGCGCACTCCCTGCAGAGCGGTCTCGCCCACTCCAGGTGGGGcagcccccctccctcctccggcgccggatacctcaa CGGGTTGCCGCACCTGGCTGTGTCCAGCAGCACGCCGCCGCCCGTCTCCTCGCCCCTCGCCGTCAAGATCAAGAGCGAGCCAAACTCCCCGCCGCGTGACGGGGGCCACGCCCACATGCACGGCCACGCGCTGGGCCATGCCCTCGGCCACATGCACGGCCACGGCTCCACCGGCCACCTCACCCCCACCCCAG GGACGGTGACGCCCACCAACATGTCGCCGGGCGACCCGCGGCACAGCAGTAGCTCCGACTACGACAGCGGGCCCATGCAGAAGCGGTCTCGACTCAACGAGGGCTGGGCGACATAG
- the LOC134530490 gene encoding myocyte-specific enhancer factor 2 isoform X6: MGRKKIQISRITDERNRQVTFNKRKFGVMKKAYELSVLCDCEIALIIFSSSNKLYQYASTDMDKVLLKYTEYNEPHESLTNKNIIEKEHKNGTCSPDSPEPDTQYQLTPRTEAKYNKIDEDFQLMMQRSQLNGTRVGISQSNYTLPVSVPVNSSYGDSSLLQSSPQMPHTSVSPRPSSSETDTVYPSGSMLEMSNGYPNSSSPLGESQSPGPSPVMPGKVQQQQQQQQQQQQQQQQQQQQQQQQQHGKQHSPGPGRANLRVVIPTPQGQHSSQSDEFVVQAGRSTSTLNTPVVALQTPSIPGLSYPASLSAFGGQDFSVGGDMGLSGLGWSAHSLQSGLAHSSGLPHLAVSSSTPPPVSSPLAVKIKSEPNSPPRDGGHAHMHGHALGHALGHMHGHGSTGHLTPTPGTVTPTNMSPGDPRHSSSSDYDSGPMQKRSRLNEGWAT; encoded by the exons ATGGGGCGCAAGAAAATACAGATATCGCGCATCACAGATGAAAGAAATCGACAG GTGACATTCAACAAGAGAAAGTTTGGCGTGATGAAGAAAGCTTATGAGTTAAGCGTATTGTGTGACTGTGAGATCGCACTAATAATATTCAGCAGCTCAAACAAACTGTATCAGTATGCGAGCACTGATATGGACAAGGTTCTTCTCAAGTACACCGAGTATAACGAACCACATGAGTCCCTCACCAACAAGAACATAATTGAG AAGGAGCACAAGAACGGCACGTGCAGCCCCGACAGTCCGGAGCCCGACACCCAGTACCAGCTGACGCCGCGCACCGAGGCCAAGTACAACAAGATAGACGAGGACTTCCAGCTGATGATGCAGCGCTCCCAGCTGAACGGGACGAGG GTAGGAATAAGCCAGTCGAACTACACGCTGCCCGTCTCTGTGCCGGTGAACAGTAGCTATGGAGACTCGTCCTTGCTGCAGTCCAGTCCGCAGATGCCCCACACCAGCGTCAGCCCGCGACCATCATCCTCGGAGACAGACACAG TGTACCCGTCCGGCAGCATGCTGGAGATGAGCAACGGCTACCCGAACTCGTCGTCGCCGCTGGGGGAGTCGCAGTCGCCCGGCCCCAGCCCCGTCATGCCCGGCAaggtgcagcagcagcagcagcagcagcagcagcagcagcagcagcagcagcagcagcagcagcagcagcagcagcagcagcacggcAAGCAGCACTCTCCGGGGCCGGGCAGGGCGAACCTCCGCGTCGTCATACCCACCCCGCAGGGCCAGCACTCCTCGCAGTCCGACGAG TTCGTGGTGCAGGCGGGGCGCAGCACTTCGACGCTCAACACGCCGGTGGTGGCTCTGCAGACTCCGTCCATCCCGGGGCTGTCCTACCCGGCGTCGCTGTCGGCCTTCGGCGGCCAGGACTTCAGCGTGGGCGGCGACATGGGCCTGAGCGGGCTGGGCTGGAGCGCGCACTCCCTGCAGAGCGGTCTCGCCCACTCCAG CGGGTTGCCGCACCTGGCTGTGTCCAGCAGCACGCCGCCGCCCGTCTCCTCGCCCCTCGCCGTCAAGATCAAGAGCGAGCCAAACTCCCCGCCGCGTGACGGGGGCCACGCCCACATGCACGGCCACGCGCTGGGCCATGCCCTCGGCCACATGCACGGCCACGGCTCCACCGGCCACCTCACCCCCACCCCAG GGACGGTGACGCCCACCAACATGTCGCCGGGCGACCCGCGGCACAGCAGTAGCTCCGACTACGACAGCGGGCCCATGCAGAAGCGGTCTCGACTCAACGAGGGCTGGGCGACATAG
- the LOC134530490 gene encoding myocyte-specific enhancer factor 2 isoform X5: MGRKKIQISRITDERNRQVTFNKRKFGVMKKAYELSVLCDCEIALIIFSSSNKLYQYASTDMDKVLLKYTEYNEPHESLTNKNIIEALNKKEHKNGTCSPDSPEPDTQYQLTPRTEAKYNKIDEDFQLMMQRSQLNGTRVGISQSNYTLPVSVPVNSSYGDSSLLQSSPQMPHTSVSPRPSSSETDTVYPSGSMLEMSNGYPNSSSPLGESQSPGPSPVMPGKVQQQQQQQQQQQQQQQQQQQQQQQQQHGKQHSPGPGRANLRVVIPTPQGQHSSQSDEAGRSTSTLNTPVVALQTPSIPGLSYPASLSAFGGQDFSVGGDMGLSGLGWSAHSLQSGLAHSSGLPHLAVSSSTPPPVSSPLAVKIKSEPNSPPRDGGHAHMHGHALGHALGHMHGHGSTGHLTPTPGTVTPTNMSPGDPRHSSSSDYDSGPMQKRSRLNEGWAT; encoded by the exons ATGGGGCGCAAGAAAATACAGATATCGCGCATCACAGATGAAAGAAATCGACAG GTGACATTCAACAAGAGAAAGTTTGGCGTGATGAAGAAAGCTTATGAGTTAAGCGTATTGTGTGACTGTGAGATCGCACTAATAATATTCAGCAGCTCAAACAAACTGTATCAGTATGCGAGCACTGATATGGACAAGGTTCTTCTCAAGTACACCGAGTATAACGAACCACATGAGTCCCTCACCAACAAGAACATAATTGAG GCACTCAACAAGAAGGAGCACAAGAACGGCACGTGCAGCCCCGACAGTCCGGAGCCCGACACCCAGTACCAGCTGACGCCGCGCACCGAGGCCAAGTACAACAAGATAGACGAGGACTTCCAGCTGATGATGCAGCGCTCCCAGCTGAACGGGACGAGG GTAGGAATAAGCCAGTCGAACTACACGCTGCCCGTCTCTGTGCCGGTGAACAGTAGCTATGGAGACTCGTCCTTGCTGCAGTCCAGTCCGCAGATGCCCCACACCAGCGTCAGCCCGCGACCATCATCCTCGGAGACAGACACAG TGTACCCGTCCGGCAGCATGCTGGAGATGAGCAACGGCTACCCGAACTCGTCGTCGCCGCTGGGGGAGTCGCAGTCGCCCGGCCCCAGCCCCGTCATGCCCGGCAaggtgcagcagcagcagcagcagcagcagcagcagcagcagcagcagcagcagcagcagcagcagcagcagcagcagcagcacggcAAGCAGCACTCTCCGGGGCCGGGCAGGGCGAACCTCCGCGTCGTCATACCCACCCCGCAGGGCCAGCACTCCTCGCAGTCCGACGAG GCGGGGCGCAGCACTTCGACGCTCAACACGCCGGTGGTGGCTCTGCAGACTCCGTCCATCCCGGGGCTGTCCTACCCGGCGTCGCTGTCGGCCTTCGGCGGCCAGGACTTCAGCGTGGGCGGCGACATGGGCCTGAGCGGGCTGGGCTGGAGCGCGCACTCCCTGCAGAGCGGTCTCGCCCACTCCAG CGGGTTGCCGCACCTGGCTGTGTCCAGCAGCACGCCGCCGCCCGTCTCCTCGCCCCTCGCCGTCAAGATCAAGAGCGAGCCAAACTCCCCGCCGCGTGACGGGGGCCACGCCCACATGCACGGCCACGCGCTGGGCCATGCCCTCGGCCACATGCACGGCCACGGCTCCACCGGCCACCTCACCCCCACCCCAG GGACGGTGACGCCCACCAACATGTCGCCGGGCGACCCGCGGCACAGCAGTAGCTCCGACTACGACAGCGGGCCCATGCAGAAGCGGTCTCGACTCAACGAGGGCTGGGCGACATAG
- the LOC134530490 gene encoding myocyte-specific enhancer factor 2 isoform X3 yields MGRKKIQISRITDERNRQVTFNKRKFGVMKKAYELSVLCDCEIALIIFSSSNKLYQYASTDMDKVLLKYTEYNEPHESLTNKNIIEALNKKEHKNGTCSPDSPEPDTQYQLTPRTEAKYNKIDEDFQLMMQRSQLNGTRVGISQSNYTLPVSVPVNSSYGDSSLLQSSPQMPHTSVSPRPSSSETDTVYPSGSMLEMSNGYPNSSSPLGESQSPGPSPVMPGKVQQQQQQQQQQQQQQQQQQQQQQQQQHGKQHSPGPGRANLRVVIPTPQGQHSSQSDEAGRSTSTLNTPVVALQTPSIPGLSYPASLSAFGGQDFSVGGDMGLSGLGWSAHSLQSGLAHSRWGSPPPSSGAGYLNGLPHLAVSSSTPPPVSSPLAVKIKSEPNSPPRDGGHAHMHGHALGHALGHMHGHGSTGHLTPTPGTVTPTNMSPGDPRHSSSSDYDSGPMQKRSRLNEGWAT; encoded by the exons ATGGGGCGCAAGAAAATACAGATATCGCGCATCACAGATGAAAGAAATCGACAG GTGACATTCAACAAGAGAAAGTTTGGCGTGATGAAGAAAGCTTATGAGTTAAGCGTATTGTGTGACTGTGAGATCGCACTAATAATATTCAGCAGCTCAAACAAACTGTATCAGTATGCGAGCACTGATATGGACAAGGTTCTTCTCAAGTACACCGAGTATAACGAACCACATGAGTCCCTCACCAACAAGAACATAATTGAG GCACTCAACAAGAAGGAGCACAAGAACGGCACGTGCAGCCCCGACAGTCCGGAGCCCGACACCCAGTACCAGCTGACGCCGCGCACCGAGGCCAAGTACAACAAGATAGACGAGGACTTCCAGCTGATGATGCAGCGCTCCCAGCTGAACGGGACGAGG GTAGGAATAAGCCAGTCGAACTACACGCTGCCCGTCTCTGTGCCGGTGAACAGTAGCTATGGAGACTCGTCCTTGCTGCAGTCCAGTCCGCAGATGCCCCACACCAGCGTCAGCCCGCGACCATCATCCTCGGAGACAGACACAG TGTACCCGTCCGGCAGCATGCTGGAGATGAGCAACGGCTACCCGAACTCGTCGTCGCCGCTGGGGGAGTCGCAGTCGCCCGGCCCCAGCCCCGTCATGCCCGGCAaggtgcagcagcagcagcagcagcagcagcagcagcagcagcagcagcagcagcagcagcagcagcagcagcagcagcagcacggcAAGCAGCACTCTCCGGGGCCGGGCAGGGCGAACCTCCGCGTCGTCATACCCACCCCGCAGGGCCAGCACTCCTCGCAGTCCGACGAG GCGGGGCGCAGCACTTCGACGCTCAACACGCCGGTGGTGGCTCTGCAGACTCCGTCCATCCCGGGGCTGTCCTACCCGGCGTCGCTGTCGGCCTTCGGCGGCCAGGACTTCAGCGTGGGCGGCGACATGGGCCTGAGCGGGCTGGGCTGGAGCGCGCACTCCCTGCAGAGCGGTCTCGCCCACTCCAGGTGGGGcagcccccctccctcctccggcgccggatacctcaa CGGGTTGCCGCACCTGGCTGTGTCCAGCAGCACGCCGCCGCCCGTCTCCTCGCCCCTCGCCGTCAAGATCAAGAGCGAGCCAAACTCCCCGCCGCGTGACGGGGGCCACGCCCACATGCACGGCCACGCGCTGGGCCATGCCCTCGGCCACATGCACGGCCACGGCTCCACCGGCCACCTCACCCCCACCCCAG GGACGGTGACGCCCACCAACATGTCGCCGGGCGACCCGCGGCACAGCAGTAGCTCCGACTACGACAGCGGGCCCATGCAGAAGCGGTCTCGACTCAACGAGGGCTGGGCGACATAG
- the LOC134530490 gene encoding myocyte-specific enhancer factor 2 isoform X1, translating to MGRKKIQISRITDERNRQVTFNKRKFGVMKKAYELSVLCDCEIALIIFSSSNKLYQYASTDMDKVLLKYTEYNEPHESLTNKNIIEALNKKEHKNGTCSPDSPEPDTQYQLTPRTEAKYNKIDEDFQLMMQRSQLNGTRVGISQSNYTLPVSVPVNSSYGDSSLLQSSPQMPHTSVSPRPSSSETDTVYPSGSMLEMSNGYPNSSSPLGESQSPGPSPVMPGKVQQQQQQQQQQQQQQQQQQQQQQQQQHGKQHSPGPGRANLRVVIPTPQGQHSSQSDEFVVQAGRSTSTLNTPVVALQTPSIPGLSYPASLSAFGGQDFSVGGDMGLSGLGWSAHSLQSGLAHSRWGSPPPSSGAGYLNGLPHLAVSSSTPPPVSSPLAVKIKSEPNSPPRDGGHAHMHGHALGHALGHMHGHGSTGHLTPTPGTVTPTNMSPGDPRHSSSSDYDSGPMQKRSRLNEGWAT from the exons ATGGGGCGCAAGAAAATACAGATATCGCGCATCACAGATGAAAGAAATCGACAG GTGACATTCAACAAGAGAAAGTTTGGCGTGATGAAGAAAGCTTATGAGTTAAGCGTATTGTGTGACTGTGAGATCGCACTAATAATATTCAGCAGCTCAAACAAACTGTATCAGTATGCGAGCACTGATATGGACAAGGTTCTTCTCAAGTACACCGAGTATAACGAACCACATGAGTCCCTCACCAACAAGAACATAATTGAG GCACTCAACAAGAAGGAGCACAAGAACGGCACGTGCAGCCCCGACAGTCCGGAGCCCGACACCCAGTACCAGCTGACGCCGCGCACCGAGGCCAAGTACAACAAGATAGACGAGGACTTCCAGCTGATGATGCAGCGCTCCCAGCTGAACGGGACGAGG GTAGGAATAAGCCAGTCGAACTACACGCTGCCCGTCTCTGTGCCGGTGAACAGTAGCTATGGAGACTCGTCCTTGCTGCAGTCCAGTCCGCAGATGCCCCACACCAGCGTCAGCCCGCGACCATCATCCTCGGAGACAGACACAG TGTACCCGTCCGGCAGCATGCTGGAGATGAGCAACGGCTACCCGAACTCGTCGTCGCCGCTGGGGGAGTCGCAGTCGCCCGGCCCCAGCCCCGTCATGCCCGGCAaggtgcagcagcagcagcagcagcagcagcagcagcagcagcagcagcagcagcagcagcagcagcagcagcagcagcagcacggcAAGCAGCACTCTCCGGGGCCGGGCAGGGCGAACCTCCGCGTCGTCATACCCACCCCGCAGGGCCAGCACTCCTCGCAGTCCGACGAG TTCGTGGTGCAGGCGGGGCGCAGCACTTCGACGCTCAACACGCCGGTGGTGGCTCTGCAGACTCCGTCCATCCCGGGGCTGTCCTACCCGGCGTCGCTGTCGGCCTTCGGCGGCCAGGACTTCAGCGTGGGCGGCGACATGGGCCTGAGCGGGCTGGGCTGGAGCGCGCACTCCCTGCAGAGCGGTCTCGCCCACTCCAGGTGGGGcagcccccctccctcctccggcgccggatacctcaa CGGGTTGCCGCACCTGGCTGTGTCCAGCAGCACGCCGCCGCCCGTCTCCTCGCCCCTCGCCGTCAAGATCAAGAGCGAGCCAAACTCCCCGCCGCGTGACGGGGGCCACGCCCACATGCACGGCCACGCGCTGGGCCATGCCCTCGGCCACATGCACGGCCACGGCTCCACCGGCCACCTCACCCCCACCCCAG GGACGGTGACGCCCACCAACATGTCGCCGGGCGACCCGCGGCACAGCAGTAGCTCCGACTACGACAGCGGGCCCATGCAGAAGCGGTCTCGACTCAACGAGGGCTGGGCGACATAG
- the LOC134530490 gene encoding myocyte-specific enhancer factor 2 isoform X4 has translation MGRKKIQISRITDERNRQVTFNKRKFGVMKKAYELSVLCDCEIALIIFSSSNKLYQYASTDMDKVLLKYTEYNEPHESLTNKNIIEALNKKEHKNGTCSPDSPEPDTQYQLTPRTEAKYNKIDEDFQLMMQRSQLNGTRVGISQSNYTLPVSVPVNSSYGDSSLLQSSPQMPHTSVSPRPSSSETDTVYPSGSMLEMSNGYPNSSSPLGESQSPGPSPVMPGKVQQQQQQQQQQQQQQQQQQQQQQQQQHGKQHSPGPGRANLRVVIPTPQGQHSSQSDEFVVQAGRSTSTLNTPVVALQTPSIPGLSYPASLSAFGGQDFSVGGDMGLSGLGWSAHSLQSGLAHSSGLPHLAVSSSTPPPVSSPLAVKIKSEPNSPPRDGGHAHMHGHALGHALGHMHGHGSTGHLTPTPGTVTPTNMSPGDPRHSSSSDYDSGPMQKRSRLNEGWAT, from the exons ATGGGGCGCAAGAAAATACAGATATCGCGCATCACAGATGAAAGAAATCGACAG GTGACATTCAACAAGAGAAAGTTTGGCGTGATGAAGAAAGCTTATGAGTTAAGCGTATTGTGTGACTGTGAGATCGCACTAATAATATTCAGCAGCTCAAACAAACTGTATCAGTATGCGAGCACTGATATGGACAAGGTTCTTCTCAAGTACACCGAGTATAACGAACCACATGAGTCCCTCACCAACAAGAACATAATTGAG GCACTCAACAAGAAGGAGCACAAGAACGGCACGTGCAGCCCCGACAGTCCGGAGCCCGACACCCAGTACCAGCTGACGCCGCGCACCGAGGCCAAGTACAACAAGATAGACGAGGACTTCCAGCTGATGATGCAGCGCTCCCAGCTGAACGGGACGAGG GTAGGAATAAGCCAGTCGAACTACACGCTGCCCGTCTCTGTGCCGGTGAACAGTAGCTATGGAGACTCGTCCTTGCTGCAGTCCAGTCCGCAGATGCCCCACACCAGCGTCAGCCCGCGACCATCATCCTCGGAGACAGACACAG TGTACCCGTCCGGCAGCATGCTGGAGATGAGCAACGGCTACCCGAACTCGTCGTCGCCGCTGGGGGAGTCGCAGTCGCCCGGCCCCAGCCCCGTCATGCCCGGCAaggtgcagcagcagcagcagcagcagcagcagcagcagcagcagcagcagcagcagcagcagcagcagcagcagcagcagcacggcAAGCAGCACTCTCCGGGGCCGGGCAGGGCGAACCTCCGCGTCGTCATACCCACCCCGCAGGGCCAGCACTCCTCGCAGTCCGACGAG TTCGTGGTGCAGGCGGGGCGCAGCACTTCGACGCTCAACACGCCGGTGGTGGCTCTGCAGACTCCGTCCATCCCGGGGCTGTCCTACCCGGCGTCGCTGTCGGCCTTCGGCGGCCAGGACTTCAGCGTGGGCGGCGACATGGGCCTGAGCGGGCTGGGCTGGAGCGCGCACTCCCTGCAGAGCGGTCTCGCCCACTCCAG CGGGTTGCCGCACCTGGCTGTGTCCAGCAGCACGCCGCCGCCCGTCTCCTCGCCCCTCGCCGTCAAGATCAAGAGCGAGCCAAACTCCCCGCCGCGTGACGGGGGCCACGCCCACATGCACGGCCACGCGCTGGGCCATGCCCTCGGCCACATGCACGGCCACGGCTCCACCGGCCACCTCACCCCCACCCCAG GGACGGTGACGCCCACCAACATGTCGCCGGGCGACCCGCGGCACAGCAGTAGCTCCGACTACGACAGCGGGCCCATGCAGAAGCGGTCTCGACTCAACGAGGGCTGGGCGACATAG